In one Lolium rigidum isolate FL_2022 chromosome 3, APGP_CSIRO_Lrig_0.1, whole genome shotgun sequence genomic region, the following are encoded:
- the LOC124701767 gene encoding probable leucine-rich repeat receptor-like protein kinase At1g35710, giving the protein MAAPSFARSVSPLLALLLLLLAGAARGKTVKRDVKALNEIKSSLGWRVVYSWVGDDPCGHGDLPPWSGVTCSQQGDYRVVTELEVYAVSIVGPFPTAVTNLLDLRKLDLHNNKLTGPIPPQIGRLRHLKILNLRWNKLQDVLPPEIGELKKLTHLYLSFNNFKGEIPVELANLPELRYLYLHENRFTGRIPPELGTLKNLRHLDVGGNHLIGTLRDFMGIGNGFPSLRNLYVNNNQLIGVLPDQIANLTNLEILHLSNNRLIGSISPKLVNIPRLTYLYLDNNNFIGRIPEGLYKHPFLKELYVEGNQFRPGTRSKGTHKVLELPEADALV; this is encoded by the exons ATGGCCGCGCCGTCGTTCGCCCGCTCCGTATCGCCcctcctcgccctcctcctcctcctcctggccggcGCCGCGCGGGGCAAGACCGTGAAGAGGGACG TGAAAGCTTTGAATGAGATCAAGTCTTCACTAGGATGGAGAGTTGTCTACTCCTGGGTTGGGGATGACCCCTGTGGGCATGGTGACCTCCCCCCATGGTCCGGTGTGACATGTTCTCAGCAAGGGGACTACCGAGTTGTGACCGAACT GGAAGTCTATGCTGTATCAATAGTTGGTCCTTTCCCTACAGCAGTAACAAACCTATTGGATTTAAGAAAATT GGATCTCCACAATAATAAGTTGACGGGGCCAATTCCTCCACAGATTGGACGGTTAAGACACCTCAAGATATT GAACTTGAGGTGGAATAAGCTTCAAGATGTGCTTCCGCCTGAAATTGGTGAATTAAAGAAACTCACACACTT GTATTTGAGCTTCAATAACTTCAAAGGTGAAATTCCTGTGGAGCTTGCAAACCTACCAGAACTGcgctatctttatcttcatgagaACCGCTTTACTGGGCGAATCCCCCCTGAGCTTGGAACTCTCAAAAACCTTCGTCACCT TGATGTTGGTGGCAACCACTTGATAGGCACCCTGAGGGATTTCATGGGCATTGGGAATGGTTTCCCCTCCTTGAGGAACTT ATACGTCAACAATAATCAGTTGATTGGAGTGCTGCCAGATCAGATTGCAAATTTGACCAACCTTGAGATCTT GCACTTGTCCAATAATAGGCTGATTGGATCGATATCTCCAAAGCTAGTCAACATTCCAAGATTGACATATTT GTATTTGGATAATAACAACTTCATCGGAAGGATCCCTGAAGGATTGTACAAGCATCCGTTTTTGAAAGAGCT GTACGTTGAAGGGAACCAGTTTAGACCCGGAACCAGATCCAAAGGAACGCACAAGGTGCTTGAGTTACCCGAGGCCGACGCTTTAGTTTAG